Proteins from one Nakamurella multipartita DSM 44233 genomic window:
- a CDS encoding PucR family transcriptional regulator: protein MALTVRELAQLPELGVHLIAGAAPGAPDPITWVHVSELDDPTPFLSGGELLLTTGLFVRDGLDLAGYVGKLRDAGVRGLGFGVGLSFAEIPDELVRAADALGLPLLRVPRRTPFIALSRAVSSALAADEYAAVARTFTAQQELTRAALSLQSPARLIRLLARKIDGWAVLLDERGAALATSSERAAAVVPVVAVEVARLRDHRGSIGAGFEIDVDGRTDTVSLQPVGAGTRRRGFLAVGRPGPLPSADRHLVNAAVMLLTLGFEQDATRPDALAEVRSVALDLALDGHLDLARTLADRVGATWPPDPLVVLVAPARPAPPSRADHPLPRADHPLPRADHPLPRADQLRRRGSTSTDWDGWDGSQRHHPRGRSARVGGAVSGAVWTTDRDGDLIVLTAADGAEAAAAELAAELAAALPASSASPTPASPTPASPTPASPITATAAAPPTGPPAGPADPAAGARPVGRSAPTPATGLPAALTQARQAAAAAAARGLPTLGFDAIATTGIEGLWDPRRAAAFAASLLAPLVEHDRTGRGELVASLRAWLEHHGQWDPAAAALGVHRHTLRRRMTLAGQLLGRDLDSPTVRSELWLALQLLG from the coding sequence ATGGCACTGACCGTCCGGGAGCTGGCCCAGCTGCCGGAGCTGGGCGTGCACCTGATCGCCGGGGCCGCCCCCGGAGCGCCGGACCCGATCACCTGGGTGCACGTGAGCGAGCTGGACGATCCGACCCCGTTCCTGTCCGGCGGCGAGCTGCTGCTGACCACCGGCCTGTTCGTCCGGGACGGCCTGGACCTGGCCGGGTACGTCGGCAAGCTGCGCGACGCCGGGGTCCGGGGCCTGGGCTTCGGGGTGGGGCTCAGCTTCGCCGAGATCCCGGACGAGCTGGTCCGGGCCGCCGACGCGCTGGGCCTGCCACTGCTGCGGGTGCCCCGGCGTACCCCGTTCATCGCGCTGTCCCGGGCCGTGTCCAGCGCCCTGGCCGCGGACGAGTACGCGGCCGTGGCCCGTACCTTCACCGCCCAGCAGGAGCTGACCCGAGCCGCCCTCTCCCTGCAGTCGCCGGCCCGGCTGATCCGGCTGCTGGCCCGCAAGATCGACGGGTGGGCCGTACTGCTGGACGAGCGCGGAGCCGCGCTGGCGACCAGCTCGGAGCGGGCCGCGGCGGTGGTGCCGGTGGTGGCCGTCGAGGTGGCCCGGCTGCGCGATCATCGCGGTTCGATCGGCGCCGGGTTCGAGATCGACGTGGACGGCCGCACCGACACGGTCAGCCTGCAGCCGGTCGGGGCGGGCACCCGCCGGCGCGGCTTCCTGGCCGTCGGGCGGCCGGGTCCGTTGCCGTCGGCCGACCGGCACCTGGTCAACGCCGCCGTCATGCTGCTCACCTTGGGTTTCGAGCAGGACGCCACCCGCCCCGACGCCCTGGCCGAGGTCCGCTCGGTGGCCCTGGACCTGGCCCTGGACGGCCACCTGGACCTGGCCCGGACGCTCGCCGACCGGGTCGGTGCGACCTGGCCCCCCGACCCCCTGGTGGTCCTGGTCGCCCCCGCCCGCCCCGCCCCGCCGTCCCGCGCGGATCACCCCCTTCCCCGCGCGGATCACCCCCTTCCCCGCGCGGATCACCCCCTACCCCGCGCGGATCAACTTCGCCGGCGCGGATCAACCAGCACCGATTGGGACGGGTGGGACGGGAGTCAACGACATCATCCGCGCGGACGGTCTGCGCGGGTGGGCGGGGCCGTCAGCGGGGCGGTCTGGACGACCGACCGGGACGGCGACCTCATCGTGCTCACCGCCGCCGACGGAGCCGAAGCGGCGGCGGCCGAACTCGCGGCCGAGCTGGCCGCCGCGCTTCCCGCCTCCTCCGCGTCCCCCACCCCCGCGTCCCCCACCCCCGCGTCACCCACCCCCGCGTCACCGATCACCGCGACGGCCGCCGCACCGCCGACCGGGCCACCCGCTGGCCCGGCGGATCCCGCCGCCGGCGCCCGCCCGGTTGGCCGGTCCGCGCCGACGCCGGCCACCGGGCTGCCCGCCGCGCTCACCCAGGCCCGGCAGGCCGCCGCCGCGGCGGCCGCTCGCGGCCTGCCCACCCTCGGCTTCGACGCCATCGCGACCACCGGCATCGAGGGTTTGTGGGACCCGCGGCGGGCGGCGGCGTTCGCGGCGTCGTTGCTGGCGCCGCTGGTCGAGCACGACCGGACCGGACGCGGGGAGCTGGTCGCCTCGCTGCGGGCCTGGCTGGAACATCACGGCCAGTGGGACCCGGCCGCGGCCGCGCTGGGGGTGCACCGGCACACGCTGCGCCGCCGGATGACCCTGGCCGGGCAGCTGCTCGGCCGGGACCTGGACTCGCCGACGGTGCGCAGCGAGCTGTGGCTGGCCCTGCAGCTGCTCGGCTGA
- the gabT gene encoding 4-aminobutyrate--2-oxoglutarate transaminase, which produces MTATLPTTSASTTVTGPASTDLPQERRLVTELPGPKSRELFARRNSVVSAGVSTAFPVFIERAGGGVLVDVDGNSLIDLGSGIAVTSVGNASPKVVQAVSEQVAAFTHTCFMVTPYEGYVQVCEQLAELTPGDHAKKSALFNSGSEAVENAVKIARHATGRTAVVAFDHAYHGRTNLTMALTAKNMPYKHKFGPFASDIYRVPTSYPFRDAGVDGAAAAARAISQIAVQVGTENVAAVIIEPIQGEGGFVVPAAGFLPAVADWCKANGIVFIADEIQTGFCRTGDWFACDREGVVPDLITTAKGIAGGLPLAAVTGRAELMDAVHAGGLGGTYGGNPVACAAALGTIATMRELDLAGAARAIEETMTTRLRAIASRHPAIGDIRGRGAMIAVELVKPGTTEPDAALTGAIAKACHAQGVVVLTAGSYGNVLRFLPPLVIGQDLLNEGLDVIEAAFDQLAA; this is translated from the coding sequence ATGACCGCCACGCTGCCCACCACGTCCGCCTCCACCACCGTCACCGGCCCGGCGTCCACCGATCTGCCGCAGGAGCGCCGGCTGGTGACCGAGCTGCCCGGACCCAAGTCGCGCGAGCTGTTCGCCCGGCGCAACAGCGTCGTCTCGGCCGGGGTCAGCACCGCGTTCCCGGTCTTCATCGAGCGCGCCGGTGGCGGCGTGCTGGTCGACGTGGACGGCAACTCGCTGATCGACCTCGGGTCCGGCATCGCCGTGACCAGCGTCGGCAACGCATCGCCCAAGGTCGTGCAGGCGGTCAGCGAGCAGGTCGCCGCGTTCACCCACACCTGCTTCATGGTCACCCCGTACGAGGGGTACGTGCAGGTCTGCGAGCAGCTGGCCGAGCTGACCCCGGGCGATCACGCCAAGAAGTCGGCCCTGTTCAACTCCGGGTCCGAGGCGGTGGAGAACGCCGTCAAGATCGCCCGGCACGCCACCGGCCGCACCGCGGTCGTCGCGTTCGACCACGCCTACCACGGCCGGACCAACCTGACGATGGCGTTGACCGCCAAGAACATGCCCTACAAGCACAAGTTCGGCCCGTTCGCCTCCGACATCTACCGGGTGCCGACGTCCTACCCGTTCCGGGACGCCGGCGTCGACGGCGCCGCCGCGGCGGCCCGGGCGATCAGCCAGATCGCGGTCCAGGTCGGCACCGAGAACGTCGCCGCGGTGATCATCGAGCCGATCCAGGGTGAGGGCGGCTTCGTCGTGCCGGCCGCCGGCTTCCTGCCGGCCGTTGCCGACTGGTGCAAGGCCAACGGCATCGTCTTCATCGCCGACGAGATCCAGACCGGCTTCTGCCGCACCGGCGACTGGTTCGCCTGCGACCGCGAGGGCGTCGTGCCCGACCTGATCACCACGGCCAAGGGCATCGCCGGCGGGCTGCCGCTGGCCGCCGTCACCGGCCGGGCCGAGCTGATGGACGCCGTGCACGCCGGTGGCCTGGGCGGCACCTACGGCGGCAACCCCGTCGCCTGCGCGGCCGCCCTGGGCACCATCGCCACCATGCGCGAGCTGGACCTGGCCGGCGCCGCCCGGGCCATCGAGGAGACCATGACGACCCGGCTGCGGGCCATCGCCTCCCGGCACCCGGCCATCGGTGACATCCGGGGCCGCGGCGCGATGATCGCCGTCGAGCTGGTCAAGCCGGGCACCACCGAGCCGGACGCCGCCCTCACCGGGGCGATCGCCAAGGCCTGTCACGCCCAGGGCGTGGTCGTGCTGACCGCCGGCAGCTACGGCAACGTGTTGCGCTTCCTGCCGCCGCTGGTGATCGGCCAGGATCTGCTGAACGAGGGCCTGGACGTCATCGAGGCCGCGTTCGACCAGCTCGCCGCCTGA
- a CDS encoding NAD-dependent succinate-semialdehyde dehydrogenase — protein sequence MAVTDETVTRVLNAVPTGLLIGGKWISTEHTIDVENPATGQTIAQVADATPEQGIEALDAAVAAADDWAATDPRARGEILRKAFELLTERAEDIALLMTLEMGKPLAEARGEVTYGAEFFRWFSEEAVRISGRFSVAPSGGTRLLTMKQPVGPVYAITPWNFPLAMGTRKLGPAIAAGCTSVIKPAAQTPLTTLALAAVLIEAGLPDGVVNVITTSHSGPVSEPIIRDPRLRKLTFTGSTGVGRRLIEQSAQNVLKTSMELGGNAPFLVFADADLDKAVEGAMLAKMRNIGEACTAANRLLVHSSVAEQFAAKLAAKMGAMTIGPGIEDGVQVGPLVDAAAVDKVTELVADAVDKGATVLTGGAPIDGPGHFYPPTVLTGVGTDARVFTEEIFGPVAPIITFDTDEEGIAKANDTEYGLVAYAFTENLTRAITVAEKLQTGMVGINQGIVSNPAAPFGGVKASGLGREGGAEGIEEYLETKYVGIKL from the coding sequence ATGGCTGTCACCGACGAAACCGTCACCCGCGTCCTGAACGCGGTCCCCACCGGCCTGCTGATCGGCGGCAAGTGGATCAGCACCGAGCACACCATCGACGTGGAGAACCCGGCCACCGGGCAGACCATCGCCCAGGTCGCGGACGCCACCCCGGAGCAGGGCATCGAGGCGCTGGACGCCGCGGTGGCCGCCGCCGACGACTGGGCCGCGACCGATCCCCGGGCCCGCGGGGAGATCCTGCGCAAGGCGTTCGAGCTGCTCACCGAGCGGGCCGAGGACATCGCCCTGCTGATGACCCTGGAGATGGGCAAGCCGCTGGCCGAGGCCCGCGGCGAGGTCACCTACGGCGCCGAGTTCTTCCGCTGGTTCTCCGAGGAGGCCGTGCGGATCTCCGGCCGGTTCTCCGTCGCCCCCTCCGGCGGCACCCGGCTGCTGACCATGAAGCAGCCGGTCGGCCCGGTCTACGCGATCACCCCGTGGAACTTCCCGCTGGCCATGGGCACCCGCAAGCTCGGCCCGGCCATCGCCGCCGGCTGCACCAGTGTCATCAAGCCGGCCGCGCAGACCCCGCTGACCACCCTGGCCCTGGCCGCCGTGCTGATCGAGGCCGGCCTGCCCGACGGCGTGGTCAACGTGATCACCACCTCGCACTCCGGGCCGGTGTCCGAGCCGATCATCCGCGACCCGCGGCTGCGCAAGCTCACATTTACCGGTTCCACCGGGGTCGGCCGCCGGCTGATCGAGCAGTCCGCGCAGAACGTGCTCAAGACCTCGATGGAGTTGGGCGGCAATGCCCCGTTCCTGGTGTTCGCCGACGCCGACCTGGACAAGGCCGTCGAGGGCGCGATGCTGGCCAAGATGCGCAACATCGGGGAGGCCTGCACCGCGGCCAACCGGCTGCTGGTGCACTCCTCGGTCGCGGAGCAGTTCGCCGCCAAGCTGGCCGCGAAGATGGGCGCGATGACGATCGGCCCCGGCATCGAGGACGGCGTGCAGGTCGGCCCGCTGGTCGACGCCGCCGCGGTGGACAAGGTCACCGAGCTGGTCGCCGACGCCGTGGACAAGGGTGCGACGGTCCTCACCGGCGGCGCCCCGATCGACGGCCCCGGCCACTTCTACCCGCCGACCGTCCTCACCGGCGTCGGCACCGACGCCCGGGTGTTCACCGAGGAGATCTTCGGGCCGGTCGCCCCGATCATCACCTTCGACACCGATGAGGAGGGCATCGCCAAGGCCAACGACACTGAGTACGGCCTGGTCGCCTACGCCTTCACGGAGAACCTGACCCGGGCGATCACCGTCGCCGAGAAGCTGCAGACCGGCATGGTCGGCATCAACCAGGGCATCGTGTCCAACCCGGCCGCCCCGTTCGGCGGCGTCAAGGCCTCCGGCCTGGGCCGCGAGGGCGGCGCCGAGGGCATCGAGGAATACCTGGAGACCAAGTACGTCGGGATCAAGCTGTAG
- a CDS encoding NAD(P)/FAD-dependent oxidoreductase, translating into MSNGRHRVVVVGGGFGGLNATRYLKDAPVDVTIVDRTNHHLFQPLLYQVAAGLISPGLIAPAIRATIKKQRNARALLGEVKDLDLANKVVKALGPDGRPLDLEYDSLVVAAGASHSYFGKDEFAEFAPGMKTIEDARYLRDGILSKFEMAEMATDPVERAEWLTFVVIGAGPTGVELAGQLAELAHLVLPQEYRTVDTTEARIILLEGAPAVLPPFDEKLQKYTKAHLEKMGVEIRVNTLATDMNHESITVKGPNGVETIRARTRIWAAGVQASPLAKMLAEKTGAELDRAGRVSVNPDCSLPGHPEVFAIGDMVSLNKLPGVAQPAMQEGKYVAKLIKARTTGAPIPPPFKYFDKGSMATIGHKAAVADAFGYKFTGFIAYLMWGFIHVAYLVGWGNRLGTLYNWAHSLWFSKSRGHRIITFERTMVELDENRKKGRAPVVLPGSKPSLADEIDAAEGAPKTA; encoded by the coding sequence ATGTCCAACGGGCGACACCGGGTGGTCGTGGTCGGCGGCGGGTTCGGCGGGCTGAACGCGACCCGCTACTTGAAGGATGCTCCCGTCGACGTCACGATCGTCGATCGCACCAACCACCACCTGTTCCAGCCGTTGCTGTACCAGGTCGCGGCCGGACTCATCTCGCCCGGGCTGATCGCCCCGGCCATTCGGGCCACCATCAAGAAGCAGCGCAACGCGCGGGCCCTGCTGGGCGAGGTCAAGGACCTCGACCTGGCCAACAAGGTGGTCAAGGCGCTCGGCCCGGACGGCCGGCCGCTGGACCTGGAGTACGACTCCCTGGTCGTCGCCGCCGGCGCCTCGCACTCGTACTTCGGCAAGGACGAGTTCGCCGAGTTCGCCCCGGGCATGAAGACCATCGAGGACGCCCGGTACCTGCGCGACGGCATCCTGTCCAAGTTCGAGATGGCCGAGATGGCCACCGACCCGGTCGAGCGGGCCGAATGGCTGACCTTCGTGGTCATCGGCGCCGGCCCGACGGGCGTCGAGCTGGCCGGTCAGCTGGCCGAGCTGGCCCACCTGGTGCTGCCGCAGGAGTACCGCACGGTGGACACCACCGAGGCGCGGATCATCCTGCTCGAGGGTGCCCCCGCGGTGCTGCCGCCGTTCGACGAGAAGCTGCAGAAGTACACCAAGGCCCACCTGGAGAAGATGGGCGTGGAGATCCGGGTCAACACCCTGGCCACCGACATGAACCACGAGTCGATCACGGTCAAGGGCCCGAACGGGGTGGAGACCATCCGCGCCCGCACCCGGATCTGGGCGGCCGGCGTGCAGGCCTCCCCGCTGGCCAAGATGCTGGCCGAGAAGACCGGCGCCGAGCTCGACCGGGCCGGCCGCGTCTCGGTCAACCCGGACTGCAGCCTGCCCGGACATCCCGAGGTCTTCGCCATCGGCGACATGGTCTCGCTCAACAAGCTCCCCGGGGTGGCCCAGCCGGCCATGCAGGAGGGCAAGTACGTGGCCAAGCTGATCAAGGCCCGGACCACCGGCGCCCCGATCCCGCCGCCGTTCAAGTACTTCGACAAGGGCAGCATGGCGACCATCGGCCACAAGGCCGCCGTCGCCGACGCGTTCGGCTACAAGTTCACCGGCTTCATCGCGTACCTGATGTGGGGCTTCATCCACGTCGCGTACCTGGTCGGCTGGGGCAACCGGCTGGGCACCCTGTACAACTGGGCCCACTCGCTGTGGTTCAGCAAGAGCCGCGGCCACCGCATCATCACCTTCGAGCGCACCATGGTCGAGCTCGACGAGAACCGCAAGAAGGGCCGCGCCCCGGTCGTCCTGCCCGGGTCCAAGCCCTCGCTGGCCGACGAGATCGACGCCGCGGAAGGCGCTCCAAAGACCGCCTGA
- a CDS encoding primary-amine oxidase — protein sequence MSRHPLDSLSAEEFRRTTGALRASGDLVPTRRFASITLDEPAKADVLAWREGDPIVRRSLSVLWDRADNKTYEAIVELAESGADADRVVSFTHIPGVTPNFTPDEWHDCEVAMKANPDVVAALAERGLTDLDLVLIDVWTYGKALMPEKYRDRRLGWADIWVRSSPTGNPYANPVSGMKLIVDMNTMELLEIDRADVVAAPAPVMGEYEPALVPGQTLREDIKALDIIQPDGPSFEVDGNVIKWQNWTFRLAFNYREGPVIHQVSYNDHGTERDIAYRMSFAEMIVPYRDASFDHYRRTAYDIGEWGIGYMTQSLELGCDCLGEIRYVDAVLTDSLGEPATIKNAICLHEEDNAVLWKHVDSINGRAEVRRARRMVVSIHATVANYEYLVYWRFYQDGNIECEVRATGIMVTTPIPEGEPTPRTGTLVDHRTYAPFHQHFLVARLDLDVDGQHNSVVESDSYALPVGPDNPHGLSVVTEATVIESEAQSARDFNYERQRGWKVVNPNKTNAFGTPVAYKLVPGAAFPVMMEPTTAQYLRAPVMGHTLWVTKHHDDEKWPAGTYPTQSETDDGLTRWIADDESLVNTDVVLWYVFGIHHITRVEDWPIMPVDTISFWLKPFGFFDRNPSLDVPPQPGSGDHCHT from the coding sequence GTGTCCCGTCATCCACTCGACTCTCTCAGCGCTGAGGAGTTCCGTCGCACCACCGGGGCGTTGCGGGCGTCCGGCGACCTGGTGCCGACCCGTCGGTTCGCCTCCATCACCCTGGACGAGCCGGCCAAGGCGGACGTGCTGGCCTGGCGGGAGGGCGACCCGATCGTGCGGCGCTCCCTGTCGGTGCTGTGGGACCGGGCCGACAACAAGACCTACGAGGCGATCGTCGAGCTCGCCGAGTCCGGCGCGGACGCGGACCGGGTGGTCTCCTTCACCCACATCCCGGGCGTCACGCCCAACTTCACCCCGGACGAGTGGCACGACTGCGAGGTCGCCATGAAGGCGAACCCCGACGTGGTCGCGGCTCTGGCCGAGCGCGGTCTGACCGACCTGGACCTGGTCCTGATCGACGTCTGGACCTACGGCAAGGCGTTGATGCCGGAGAAGTACCGGGACCGGCGGCTGGGCTGGGCCGACATCTGGGTGCGCTCGAGCCCGACCGGCAATCCCTACGCCAACCCGGTCTCCGGGATGAAGCTGATCGTGGACATGAACACGATGGAGCTGCTGGAGATCGACCGGGCCGACGTCGTTGCCGCCCCGGCCCCGGTGATGGGCGAGTACGAGCCGGCCCTGGTGCCCGGCCAGACGCTGCGCGAGGACATCAAGGCGCTGGACATCATCCAGCCCGACGGCCCCTCGTTCGAGGTCGACGGCAACGTCATCAAGTGGCAGAACTGGACGTTCCGGCTGGCCTTCAACTACCGCGAGGGCCCGGTCATCCACCAGGTCAGCTACAACGACCACGGCACCGAGCGGGACATCGCCTACCGGATGTCGTTCGCCGAGATGATCGTGCCGTACCGGGACGCCAGCTTCGATCACTACCGGCGCACCGCCTACGACATCGGCGAGTGGGGCATCGGCTACATGACCCAGTCGCTGGAGCTCGGCTGCGACTGCCTGGGCGAGATCCGTTACGTAGACGCGGTGCTCACCGACTCGCTGGGCGAGCCGGCGACCATCAAGAACGCCATCTGCCTGCACGAGGAGGACAACGCGGTCCTGTGGAAGCACGTGGACTCGATCAACGGCCGGGCCGAGGTGCGCCGGGCCCGGCGGATGGTCGTCTCGATCCACGCCACCGTGGCCAACTACGAGTACCTGGTCTACTGGCGCTTCTACCAGGACGGCAACATCGAGTGCGAGGTCCGGGCGACCGGGATCATGGTCACCACCCCGATCCCCGAGGGCGAGCCGACGCCGCGGACCGGCACCCTGGTCGACCACCGCACCTACGCGCCGTTCCACCAGCACTTCCTGGTCGCCCGGCTGGACCTGGACGTGGACGGGCAGCACAACAGCGTGGTGGAGAGCGATTCCTACGCGCTGCCGGTCGGGCCGGACAACCCGCACGGGCTGTCGGTGGTGACCGAGGCGACCGTCATCGAGTCCGAGGCGCAGTCGGCGCGGGACTTCAACTACGAGCGGCAGCGCGGCTGGAAGGTGGTCAACCCGAACAAGACCAACGCCTTCGGCACCCCGGTGGCCTACAAGCTGGTGCCCGGCGCGGCGTTCCCGGTGATGATGGAACCGACCACCGCGCAGTACCTGCGGGCCCCGGTGATGGGTCACACGCTCTGGGTCACCAAGCATCATGACGACGAGAAGTGGCCGGCCGGAACCTATCCCACGCAGAGCGAGACCGACGACGGGCTGACCCGGTGGATCGCCGACGACGAGTCGCTGGTCAACACCGACGTGGTGCTCTGGTACGTGTTCGGCATCCACCACATCACCCGGGTCGAGGACTGGCCGATCATGCCGGTGGACACCATCTCGTTCTGGCTCAAGCCGTTCGGCTTCTTCGACCGGAACCCGTCCCTGGACGTGCCGCCGCAGCCGGGCTCGGGGGATCACTGCCACACCTGA
- a CDS encoding DUF2505 domain-containing protein, which translates to MPTPLKVTQQYDAPAAEVFALYNDRDFIQGRLDDSGALDPKVQAFEPTEDGVTIVTRQAIPASVLPSMVASMIQGDPATERTETWKADGEGYTADFLLTVKGAPATIKGTMSLVNAGPGSTLTVVGTAAVPIPLFGSKIEGVIAKQITELLAMEETYTRARLAG; encoded by the coding sequence GTGCCCACTCCGCTGAAGGTGACCCAGCAGTACGACGCTCCGGCGGCGGAGGTGTTCGCCCTCTACAACGACCGTGACTTCATCCAGGGCCGGCTGGACGACTCCGGCGCGCTGGATCCGAAGGTGCAGGCGTTCGAGCCGACCGAGGACGGCGTCACCATCGTCACCCGGCAGGCCATCCCCGCCTCGGTGCTGCCGTCCATGGTCGCCTCGATGATCCAGGGCGACCCGGCCACCGAGCGCACCGAGACCTGGAAGGCCGACGGCGAGGGCTACACGGCCGACTTCCTGCTCACGGTCAAGGGGGCCCCGGCCACCATCAAGGGCACGATGTCGCTGGTCAACGCCGGCCCCGGGTCGACCCTGACGGTGGTCGGCACGGCCGCAGTGCCGATCCCGCTGTTCGGTTCCAAGATCGAGGGCGTCATCGCCAAGCAGATCACCGAGCTGCTGGCCATGGAGGAGACCTACACCCGGGCCCGGCTAGCCGGCTGA
- the purU gene encoding formyltetrahydrofolate deformylase, with translation MPDDRRFVLTLSCPDRTGIVARITTFLADIGGWITEAAYHSDEESGRFFTRQEIRADSTSFPVAELRRRFGAVAGELEADSWQVVDSADRKKIVLMVSREGHCLYELLSRWHSGAMPADIGVVIGNRTDLEPVARLFGLPFRHIPVPTDPEGKAQAFEQVRIEAESHQPDAIVLARYMQVIPPSLCQAWEGRLINIHHGFLPSFRGARPYHQAFVRGVKMIGATCHYVTPELDAGPIIDQDVIRVDHAASPARMVRLGRDIEKSVLARGLTYHLEDRVLRDGLRTVVFA, from the coding sequence GTGCCCGATGACCGTCGTTTCGTGCTGACCCTGAGCTGCCCCGACCGCACCGGGATCGTCGCCCGGATCACCACCTTCCTGGCCGACATCGGGGGCTGGATCACCGAGGCGGCCTACCACTCCGACGAGGAGTCGGGTCGCTTCTTCACCCGCCAGGAGATCCGGGCCGACTCGACCTCGTTCCCGGTGGCCGAGCTGCGCCGCCGGTTCGGGGCGGTGGCCGGCGAACTGGAGGCCGACAGCTGGCAGGTGGTCGACAGCGCCGACCGCAAGAAGATCGTGCTGATGGTCTCCCGCGAGGGCCACTGCCTGTACGAGCTGCTCTCCCGATGGCATTCCGGCGCGATGCCGGCCGACATCGGGGTGGTCATCGGCAACCGCACCGACCTGGAGCCGGTGGCCCGGTTGTTCGGCCTGCCGTTCCGGCACATCCCGGTGCCGACCGATCCCGAGGGCAAGGCGCAGGCCTTCGAGCAGGTCCGGATCGAGGCCGAGAGCCACCAGCCGGACGCGATCGTGCTGGCCCGGTACATGCAGGTCATCCCGCCGTCGCTGTGCCAGGCGTGGGAGGGCCGGTTGATCAACATCCACCACGGCTTCCTGCCCTCGTTCCGCGGCGCCCGTCCGTACCACCAGGCGTTCGTGCGCGGGGTGAAGATGATCGGCGCCACCTGCCACTACGTGACCCCGGAGCTGGACGCCGGGCCGATCATCGACCAGGACGTCATCCGGGTCGACCACGCCGCCTCCCCGGCCCGGATGGTGCGGCTGGGCCGGGACATCGAGAAGTCCGTGCTGGCCCGAGGACTGACCTACCACCTGGAGGACCGGGTGCTGCGCGACGGCCTGCGCACCGTTGTGTTCGCCTGA
- a CDS encoding PAC2 family protein, producing MGSEPGELYELHLERDEIELLNEPVLLVALDGYIDAGSGVRLAVEHLLAAQPHTVIATFDIDQLIDYRARRPILTYQQNAFTDYQQPELQVRVLTDTDGTAFLLLSGPEPDTQWERFIAAVGQIADRFAVRLTVGLMAIPMGVPHTRPTGMSSHATRTGLLPDQEDWLGVIQVPGHAVGLMEYRFGQAGRDAIGFAAHVPHYIARSDYPETARTLIQATADATGLLLPTRGLDEAAAKVQAELAKQIQDNAEVAEVVKGLEQQYDAYVSATGQSLLAQSAPLPTADELGAQFEAFLADREPPTS from the coding sequence ATGGGCAGCGAACCGGGCGAGCTGTACGAGCTGCACCTGGAGCGGGATGAGATCGAGCTGCTCAACGAACCGGTGCTGCTGGTCGCGCTGGACGGCTACATCGACGCCGGGTCCGGGGTGCGGTTGGCGGTCGAGCACCTGCTGGCCGCCCAGCCCCACACCGTCATCGCCACCTTCGACATCGACCAATTGATCGACTACCGGGCACGCCGGCCCATCCTGACCTACCAGCAGAACGCGTTCACCGACTACCAGCAGCCCGAGCTGCAGGTGCGGGTGCTCACCGACACCGACGGGACCGCGTTCCTGCTGCTGTCCGGACCGGAACCGGACACCCAGTGGGAACGGTTCATCGCCGCGGTCGGCCAGATCGCCGACCGGTTCGCGGTGCGGCTGACGGTCGGGCTGATGGCCATCCCGATGGGTGTGCCGCACACCCGGCCGACCGGGATGTCCTCGCACGCCACTCGCACCGGCCTGCTGCCCGACCAGGAGGACTGGCTGGGCGTCATCCAGGTGCCCGGGCACGCCGTCGGCCTGATGGAGTACCGGTTCGGCCAGGCCGGTCGGGACGCCATCGGTTTCGCCGCCCACGTCCCGCATTACATCGCCCGGTCCGACTACCCGGAGACCGCGCGCACGTTGATCCAGGCCACCGCCGATGCGACCGGCCTGCTGCTGCCCACCCGGGGCCTGGACGAGGCCGCGGCCAAGGTGCAGGCCGAGCTGGCCAAGCAGATCCAGGACAACGCCGAGGTGGCCGAGGTGGTCAAGGGCCTGGAGCAGCAGTACGACGCCTACGTCTCGGCGACCGGGCAGAGCCTGCTGGCCCAGTCCGCGCCGCTGCCCACCGCGGACGAGTTGGGCGCGCAGTTCGAGGCGTTCCTGGCCGATCGGGAGCCGCCGACCAGCTGA